The following are encoded together in the Penaeus monodon isolate SGIC_2016 chromosome 44, NSTDA_Pmon_1, whole genome shotgun sequence genome:
- the LOC119568472 gene encoding gastrula zinc finger protein XlCGF8.2DB-like, which yields MMNFLDDGMPLAPVTDEEIYGTGANIKEELSEDNSKDICLEIKEEQLDYADNERDEVNDVKVKHECVFLHNLHDQNHEADAKNSCNLVQDHKDMLRVPLVAEDCWSNYSSDGDQAIHKESTKDTEPQVDATLKRLVCEMCGKKFSKKRYIKIHMRIHTKEKPYRCDICDKGFPSKNNLVKHIRVHTKEKPYSCEICNKAFSEKGPLVTHMRVHTKEKPYNCEICNKAFSHKNSLVRHMRVHTKEKLYSCEICNKNFSHRDSLIRHMSVHAKEKPFNCDICYKAFPSKSVLVRHMKVHTREKPYSCETCKKVFPEKGHLVTHMRVHTKEKPYSCEVCNKAFSHKSNLVIHMRVHTREKP from the coding sequence ATGATGAATTTCCTTGATGATGGAATGCCTTTGGCCCCAGTCACAGACGAGGAAATATATGGCACAGGAGCCAATATCAAAGAAGAGCTCAGTGAAGATAATTCCAAAGATATTTGTTTAGAAATTAAGGAAGAACAACTTGATTATGcagataatgagagagatgaagtgaATGATGTGAAAGTGAAACATGAATGTGTTTTCcttcataatcttcatgaccAAAATCATGAAGCAGATGCAAAGAACtcatgtaacttggttcaggatcaTAAGGACATGTTAAGAGTGCCGTTAGTAGCCGAGGATTGTTGGAGCAATTATTCATCAGATGGGGATCAGGCGATACATAAGGAAAGTACTAAGGATACAGAACCACAAGTGGATGCCACATTGAAACGTCTTGTATGTGAGATGTGTGGCAAGAAATTCTCTAAAAAGAGATATATCAAAATTCATATGAGAAtccacacaaaggagaagccatacagatGTGACATTTGCGATAAGGGCTTCCCATCCAAAAACAATCTAGTAAAGCATatcagagtacatacaaaggaaaaaccatacagctgtgaaatttgcaacaaGGCTTTTTCTGAGAAAGGTCCTCTAGTGacacacatgagagtacatacaaaggaaaagccatacaattgtgagatttgcaacaaggccttctcacaCAAAAATAGTCTAGTTAggcatatgagagtgcatacaaaggagaaactatatagctgtgagatttgcaacaagaaCTTCTCACATAGAGATAGTCTAATTAGGCATATGAGTGTACATGCAAAAGAGAAGCCATTCAACTGTGATATTTGCTATAAGGCCTTCCCATCCAAAAGTGTTCTAGTAAGGCATATGAAAGTACATACAAGGGAGAAGCCATATAGCTGTGAAACTTGCAAGAAAGTCTTCCCAGAAAAAGGTCACCTAGTAAcacatatgagagtacatacaaaagagaaaccatacagctgtgaggtTTGCAACAAAGCTTTCTCACATAAATCTAATCTAGTTATCcacatgagagtgcatacaaGAGAGAAGCCATAA